The Sminthopsis crassicaudata isolate SCR6 chromosome 5, ASM4859323v1, whole genome shotgun sequence genome contains the following window.
GATACCCTCGGAAGAGCCCAAGGGCAAACTCAAACCACGTGTTTCCCAGAGTTCTTCCTCTTTAAGGGTAGATCCGCCCATTCCTTACTCCAACTGACATTCAGCTAAACCAATTGTCTTCTAATTCTCCTAGAGTCAAACCCAATCGCAGGCAATATCCAGTGAAAATTAAGTGCCTGAGAATGACAACGGCTCTGACCAATTGGAAAAAGGGCTGCTAGAACTTGCCCTATGGAAGCTCGGCCTAGAGTAAAGAGCAAGGAACTAGTCCAATACTAGCGCCGCAGCCTGCTAGAGTTCCGCCTCTGCTGGTGTAGAGACTGCAGCTGGGGGAGGTTGCGGCTCTCAGTCTCTCACCAGACTCCGCCATGTTGGGGCTGTTGGGCCGCGCTGCCGCTGCATCGGCCTCGGGCGCCCTTCGGGGCCTCGGCGCTTCGGCGCCGTTGCCCCAGGCTCAGACCTTGCTACGAGCGGCCCCGGCCGCGCTCCAGTCGTGTAAGTAAAACATTTTCGGACGTTAGGCCAGACCCCATCAGCCCGTGACCTTGATGTTCCCTGGGCCCGGTGGCTCCTGAGTCTGAGGGGAAGGATGTGTGGGAATAACAGCGGGACTCGGGTCGTtcacttctcccctcccctcactCTAAAGGGCTTCGGGCGAAGGAGAAAAGTAGAGAGGGCACTTGGCCCCACCCCCGGCTTCAAGCCGAGGCCTAGGCCGCGGCTGCCCCAGTGACCTTCCCGATGCACGCTGGCGGCGTGGCCCCCCGGAAAGCGGGTTTTCTGGGTTGGGAGTGGGGGCAACGGCAGAGCTTCTGGGCCCGGATGGACTCCGCTGGCTTGAGAACCCACGACCACCCTTGCCAAGCTGGAATCTCGTCCCCCTCAGGCCTAGGAGGCTCTGCCCCGCCCCGCCGGCCGCTGCTTGGTTGGGGCCGGGACCGGGACCCTTGCTGACCTCTAAATGtccttcccatcccttccccagCCCGGGACTATGCGGCCATGACATCCCCCGCTGCCAAGAGCGGGGCGGCCAGCGGGCGCATTGTGGCTGTCATCGGGGCCGTGGTGGATGTGCAGTTCGACGAGGGCCTTCCTCCCATCCTCAATGCCCTCGAAGTGCAGGACAGAGACACCAGGCTAGTTTTGGAGGTGGCCCAACATCTGGGTGAGTTGCAAGGTCACTTGGGGCATGGTGACATTGATGTGATCTAGGTGCAGTCTCTCTTCTGTGATGATTTTAACCTGATGACTTTCGTTCTTCTGAGTTTGCTGAAGCCACAAATAGAATCTGAGCAAGAGAGTTCAGCCTGGCCTGGTGTTCATTTATTTGTGTGTTCTCTTATCAAAATGTGCCTGTGGGCGTTTTAGGAGAATTAACCATTTTCTGTCCTCACTAACAGGTGAGAGCACAGTCCGAACCATTGCTATGGATGGTACTGAAGGATTAGTGAGAGGTCAGAAGGTCCTGGATTCTGGTGCCCCAATCAAAATCCCTGTGGGACCTGAGACACTGGGAAGAATTATGAATGTGATTGGAGAGCCTATTGATGAAAGGGGTCCAATCAAAACCAAACAGTGAGTGCTAAACATGCTCCACTTTTTCAACCAAGACTTATCTGTCCACACAAAAGATACATGTTACACAAATTGCATTTTAATGCAAGCTAATGTGTGAGGGTAACAGTCCTTCTGTATGATATTTAGCAATTGCTCCATGAAGAATGttgatttaaaatgtataaatgttaaaatatgtaaTTGGTTATTAACATAATTGCCAATTGATCATGATAACATTAAGTTGTGGGAACCTAAAGAACATGCACCTgagatataatttttcccctctaattAGGGGCAAAAGTATCATGAGATTGTGTTACTTATCCCTAAATTCTCAGAACTTTTGTCTGaccttagagaattttttttccttgagggaCTTTTACTTTGTACTATAGAATAAGGAAATTTGTTGATATGTAGCACCAGAGAATCCCTTGATTAGGGACTTTACTATAAAGAACAATTCAAACTAATTTCTCCTATGTCTTTTTTGTACAGGTTTGCTGCTATTCATGCTGAGGCTCCTGAGTTCATAGAAATGAGTGTGGAGCAAGAAATCCTGGTCACTGGCATCAAAGTTGTGGATCTTTTAGCCCCCTATGCCAAGGGTGGCAAAATtggtatgttttatatatatgtataagggaagcatttcaatagtttttatcTGACTTTGTGGCTTGAACAGTGCAGTAAGGGAGACCCAGGTTCATATGCACATATGCTCTTTGTAAGTCACTTTACTTGTCTGAACtttgggtatttaaaaaaaaaaaaatgacaatcagATAACCAGTTACATTGATGAGAATTAAAGGACAATCATTTTCTTAGCCTTAGCTTTTAGGCTCAATATTTAAGCTGTGTTTAATATTACAAAGGATGGGGAGAGCTTTAGGTCACATTCCATTTCCGTGAAATTGCTTCAGGCAATTTCTTCTTAATCATCCTTCTTTGATGAGTAGCTTTCTGACTTTCGTTCTTCTGATTTAGCTGAAGCCAGAGCCActtctgagaaggaaaatagcaGTGATAAGTGTTCACTGTTATCCATCCTCTTtattgttgctgaggcaattaggattaagtgacttacccagggtcacagagttaggaagtattttaagtgtctgaggtcttcCCAACTTCAGGTCTGGtaagtactctatccactgtgccacctagctgcccctcatccttttttaaatttaaggttGTGCATTTGTGcacaaataatggaaaaatattgcacatatttaacatcaTTGCCTGCTAACTTGGgatgaggagaaaaatttggaacacaaaagttttgtaaaaataaatgttgaaagctatcttaacttttttttggaaaaaaatgaagtaatgataaaatttaaaataaaggcaAGGTTGTGCATTTGTGcacaaataatggaaaaatattgcacatatttaacatcaTTGCCTGCTAACTTGGgatgaggagaaaaatttggaacacaaaagttttgtaaaaataaatgttgaaagctatcttaacttttttttggaaaaaaatgaagtaatgataaaatttaaaataaaggcaAGGTTGTAATTCTTAGAATTAGGCATAAGGAAAGCTAGATGGTGAGGTAGAGTACCTGCCCTGgagtcaggtggacctgagtttGAGTCGGCCTCATACTTGCTATGTACTAGATATGTGACCAGGGCAAACTACTTAACTCAAATTGCCTTGTTAAAAAatcaaaggggggaggggagaaattattaaaaattggtgttttcttcttttccacaGGTCTGTTTGGTGGTGCTGGTGTAGGAAAGACTGTGTTGATTATGGAACTAATCAACAATGTTGCCAAGGCTCATGGTGGTTATTCTGTGTTTGCTGGCGTTGGTGAAAGAACCCGAGAAGGCAATGATTTGTACCATGAGATGATTGAATCTGGTGTCATCAATCTGAAGGATACCACTTCCAAGGTGAACCAAATCTACAACCCAAGCTAAGAAGCCATTATGGACTAATGTTTTACTTGGAACTGTCTTACTTTTAGAGTCTCATGTTTAGTCTTTACCAAAATTATTGGTAGTTAGTTGTCTTGTGCCCATTCTTTTCCTTGACATATGACATTTTATAGATCTTTTTCAATTTGGAAGCTTCAGATGTATTTTCAAAAGTTTTCTGTTTATCAGTCAATATCTTTAGCAGATACAGTAGTACCTCATAATTAATATTAAGTTAGCATCTAGAAAGTATTGGGGTTTTTTCCcgttttttctgactttttatgtCCACTATAGGTAGCATTGGTATATGGCCAAATGAATGAACCACCTGGTGCTAGGGCTCGAGTAGCCTTGACTGGCCTTACTGTGGCTGAGTACTTCAGAGACCAAGAGGGTCAAGATGTACTGCTTTTCATTGATAATATCTTCCGATTCACTCAGGCTGGCTCAGAGGTAAGATGAGAGATTTGGGTTGGGAAAGGGGACACGTAAGTGAAACTATAGATGATTAAAAATCTTTGGTTCTTTCCGTTCTGTCTTTCCAGGTGTCTGCTTTACTAGGCAGAATCCCCTCTGCTGTTGGGTACCAGCCCACATTGGCCACTGATATGGGTACCATGCAGGAAAGAATTACCACAACTAAGAAGGGTTCTATCACCTCTGTGCAAGTAAGAGAAATTTAAAGTGTATTACATGATGTTTTAATTCAACCTCCCACCCCTCTATCAGAACATTAGAACtgaaaagagatattttttaaaagttacataaATGTCTAATTACATTTTGAGTGATTCAAGcctggaagaaatcttaaagaatctAATCCACCCTTAAcctcatagatgagaaaataggccAAGACTTAACACCAAAACCTGTAGTACCAAATGCAATGCCTCCTCCATGACACTGGTGCCTCCACAAACTTTTGGACATCTGCAAATCTGGCTCTATACCTAGGATTTTATAATCTAAAGCACAACAGGGAAAGTATATACAGTACCTGGCCAGGCCACATATTCTGTGGTGCATATAAGTGAGTAGAGAAGCAAAGGGAATAACTTCTAGGGTAACCATTACTTCACTATCAGATAAGTAATAGATAAGGCAGCACTAGATGGGCCTTCTGACGACCTAGGTTCCAGCTCTGCCATAATCGAAATTTTCTTTGAAGTGTTATCTAGAAAATAAAGGAGGTAACTAGATCTCTATCTTTGAATTAATACTAAAAGAACCTGAAATTTTCTTGGGTTTAAAGAATGCATCTTGCTTTTTAATGTTTGCTTCAAATTAGGCTATCTATGTGCCTGCTGATGACTTGACTGACCCAGCTCCTGCTACCACCTTTGCTCACTTGGATGCTACCACTGTGCTATCCCGGGCCATTGCTGAGCTGGGCATTTACCCTGCAGTGGATCCTCTGGACTCCACCTCACGAATCATGGATCCCAACATTGTTGGCAATGAGCACTATGATGTTGCCCGAGGTGTGCAAAAGATTCTGCAGGTTAGGATCCctcaaagaggaggaaagggCAAAAACTAGTAGTAGAAATGGGGATTGAGTATGAGTGTAAAGTTCTGGTGCTGGTGCTCTTGAAATGCTTTCTAAACAAAAGGAATTTGTTTTGGGTCCCTTTGCTGGACCAACCTTAATTTGACATTTCTCTCTCAGGATTATAAATCCCTTCAGGACATCATTGCTATCCTTGGTATGGATGAGTTATCTGAAGAAGACAAGTTGACAGTGTCTCGGGCCCGAAAAATCCAGCGATTCTTGTCACAACCATTCCAGGTTGCTGAGGTATTCACAGGACATATGGGGAAGTTGGTACCCCTGAAAGAAACCATTAAGGGATTCCAACAGATCTTGGCAGGTAAGAAAATTATGGAActgattattcttttatatacTGAAGCAGCTTACAAGTATGTCTGGCTTTTTCTAGAAGATGTATACACAATTTTCCCATTTAACTGTGATTTGTGAGGTGTTCCTTTTACTTTTGACTTTTTCTAATGACTCCTAGTACTTTGATTTAATTTGgacttttttgtttatctttcacACCCTTTTTCATTCTTGATGTCTCCGGCCTCCATGAGATCTAGGATAACAAACCTCCTGATCTGCTTTCTTCCTCCAATTCCTCTCCTTTTTGGTTACATTTCCTTATAGGcaattttcccattctttccctcaaaacTCCTCAGAATTTCTAAAGTTCAAAACTGATCAGCTCTTGCCCATCAGCTTTTCGTATCTTAATATTGGGGGCCCTCACTGACAGTCAAACCTATCCTTTGGGGATTTATTCTACATTTACAGTATTCCCTTATCTTGTCTCCTTTTTTATCACCATGTACACACAAAAGTTGAGGAAGTACTTTCTTACTGTATTACCTGACTGTTGTTTCTCCCCCTCCCTACCTCTGATTACATTTTTCATCTCCATGTATCTAGTGTAATTGCTTCTACTTAGTGGATGCTTTCATAAAGGTTTCAATTGTCTGAGATAGaatctttttcctctctcacttgGTTTTTTCCCCATATACAGGTCAGTATGACCATCTTCCAGAGCAGGCCTTCTATATGGTAGGACCCATCGAAGAGGCTGTGACAAAAGCTGAAAAACTGGCTGAAGAGCACTCATGAGGAGCCACCTTCATCTGCCACACATCCTTCAATTTCAGTTGTTTGAGCAAACTACACAAAGAACTTTCATTGGAAAAGCTGTGTAATGTCTGAAGTCTATTTGAACTTTTGAATAAAATGTACATCTCAACAGCCCATTTTATgtgtctggggaaaatctaaacTGGTAGAATGGATATTAGAATTGTATGAGATGAGGTTTTCTGATTTCCATATCCTTACTTACTCTTGAGGCAAAGTATCAAAACAAGGTTTTCAGTGTAGTGTCCATAAACAAAAGCATTAAAGTACTAAGGTGGGTCACTGGTTTCTCTGTTCTGCTCAGATTCTTTGGGATGAAGGGTGGATCCTGTGCAGTGTAAGATGTTTGGCCTCGGCCTCAGGAACCCTGAACCTGAATCTTGGCACTAGACCCAATTGGTCCTGGAGATCATATGAGTAAATAAGTGCACTTCACTGGCAAGTCCTGGCATTACTTTTGCAGATGTCCTGGTTTTCTTCAGAATGGACAGACTACAGCTGAGGCAGAATTGGTTCCAGTAGCTAAAATGCTGATACTCGGGTAGGATGACCTCCAAGTGATAGAGGATAGTAGTGTCTGAGCCTGGAACCTCTATAAACAATGATACCCTTTGATAAATAATGCTTTTAATAAGTCcctcaaaaaactattttaactaATCAAAAATTTAGTCCTTACACACCCTTATAAGTCCTAACACAGCTTATTgctaaataaaatacatttcactttttaGACCAGGTTTGGATCCTGCTTCACTTAGTTGTATGACTTgctcagcctcagtttcatcatctttaaatAACAGATGTACTTCTTAATGTGAGGTTTATTTTACATGGGAACATAAAATATCTTGGCACacaaagcactatgtaaatgatCTGTATCTTCTAAGGGATTTCTGTTGAATTATGGACCCTGTGTAAACGTGAAGGAAGGGCTGGGGCCATAGGTTGGCCTTGGGACTTTTAA
Protein-coding sequences here:
- the ATP5F1B gene encoding ATP synthase F(1) complex subunit beta, mitochondrial, yielding MLGLLGRAAAASASGALRGLGASAPLPQAQTLLRAAPAALQSSRDYAAMTSPAAKSGAASGRIVAVIGAVVDVQFDEGLPPILNALEVQDRDTRLVLEVAQHLGESTVRTIAMDGTEGLVRGQKVLDSGAPIKIPVGPETLGRIMNVIGEPIDERGPIKTKQFAAIHAEAPEFIEMSVEQEILVTGIKVVDLLAPYAKGGKIGLFGGAGVGKTVLIMELINNVAKAHGGYSVFAGVGERTREGNDLYHEMIESGVINLKDTTSKVALVYGQMNEPPGARARVALTGLTVAEYFRDQEGQDVLLFIDNIFRFTQAGSEVSALLGRIPSAVGYQPTLATDMGTMQERITTTKKGSITSVQAIYVPADDLTDPAPATTFAHLDATTVLSRAIAELGIYPAVDPLDSTSRIMDPNIVGNEHYDVARGVQKILQDYKSLQDIIAILGMDELSEEDKLTVSRARKIQRFLSQPFQVAEVFTGHMGKLVPLKETIKGFQQILAGQYDHLPEQAFYMVGPIEEAVTKAEKLAEEHS